ACAACGATTGTACCGAACGAGCGAATTGAGTATGCGTTCGGAGATCGACGCGCGATCGTGGAGTTCAACCCAGGTGCAAACGGTGTCGTAGTACGCGTCACCTTCGATGCTGAACTTGAAAATCCTGTGGAGCAACAGCGTCAAGGATGGCAAGCCATTCTGGACAATTTTGCAAAGTACGTCGAAGCGCACCAGTAACCGCTCAGCTTTTATTTCCCCTAAAGTTTAATGTCATAGATATACGTGGAGCATGACCCAGAAGACGCAAACACCTTTTGTTACTGTGCGTGCGGTGCAGCCTGTGGTGGCGGGGCTTGATGCCCTGGGCTATGAAACAGACACGATCTTTGCAAACGTTACGATCTCTCGCGATGTTTTGGATAACGCCGATGGGGGAATTCCCCACACGGCTATGATGGCTTTTTGGCAAGAAGCCCTGGCGGTTACAGGTGATGATTACCTTGGACTGCATCTTGCCGAAGCGGCCCCCATGAAATCGTTTGGAGTACATGCCTATGCCTTGCAATCCAGCCCTACCCTGAGAGAAGCGTATCGCCGGGCATGTCGCTACCAACGCCTGATCCACGAGGCGACGGATTTAACGTTTGATGAAGGAGCGGACGAGGGCGTACTGCAGCATACCTTGCCGGATGGTCGTTCTGTACCGCGCCATCCCGCCGAATTTCTGGTTACACTTTGGGTGCGTTTCGGGCGACTGATTACCGGCAGCACGTGGGCACCCCGCCTGGTTTGTTTTGCCCACCATGCACCGCCGGATGTGACAGCGCATCGGCATATATTTCAAACGCACATCCAGTTTTTGAGCGGACGTACAGCGATGTACATTCCAAACTATATTCTGGATACACCGAATGCACGTGCCGATCCGGGCCTGATTGGCGTATTGGACGATTATGCAGAGCGATTGCTAAAACAAAGGCCCACACCAACCGCCGCTACCTTGAGCGAACGTGTTCGTTTTCAACTTCTGGAAACGCTGACAGGCGGCATCCCCACCGCCGAAGAAATCGCCCAATCGCTCCATATGAGTGTCAGAACGCTTCACCGCAACCTTCAGCAGGAAGGGGCAACGTTCAGTGAACTGTTAAACCAACTGCGCCAGCAGCAGGCAACCAACTACCTGACCAACCCCAATATTAGTATCTCCGAAGTTGCTTTTCTGCTCGGTTTCTCTGAAATCAGTTCATTCTATCGCGCCTTCAAACGGTGGACAGGTACAACACCAGCTGAATTTCGCGCAGTAAACCTCTCCTCTGTTGCTTCCTCGCACCAATCCTAAAACTATATCCTGAATAATTCACCGCCACTAGCCATACTTTGTCCGAAACGGACAATACAATGGCATAAGTAGTCAATACCTCCTTATTAAGAACACGATATACTGGCTATAAATGACCGGCATGCACCAGAAACCTACTGGTGTATCCGGTTTAATCAAATCAGCCAGGTGTTACGGAGGTAATGACAATGAGCAGTAGTGCAAGTCGTTTTTTGAAGCAAATGGGGTGGTGGATTTTCTTGCTTGTTTGCGCATTTTATGCTTCTTATGCGTTTTATATGGGTCTGGTTGAAATCCTCTTTCAACAGGGGCTTGTTGCCAGCGCGAAGCCCCGCGCCGTGCCGCTCATATTTATCATCCACGCACTGGCAGGCGGCATCGCTTTAATCAGCGGGCCACTGCAATTTAACCGGCACTTATTAAGCAAAAAGCGGAAAATACATCGCATTCTTGGGCGTACTTATGTGGTGGCCATTTGGATCTCAAGTATCGGCGGCCTGTGGAGTGCCATATTTTTTGAGGTAGATCTTGCCGCAAAAATTGTCTTAGGCGTGCTCTCTATCCTTTGGTTTGGCAGCACAACGATAGCATGGTTGTGTATCCTAATGCGCGACATTGCCGTACATCGGGAATGGATGATCCGTAGTTTTTCACTATCGCTCTTCTTTGTGAGCTTTAGCTTTTGGGTACCGGGGTTAGCAAACACCAGCCTGCCGGAAGCAATCAGTTATCCACTGGCTGTATTCGTGAGCTGGAGCCTTAATTTGCTGGTAGCAGAGTTGTGGATTCGTTATACACGGTCTCAATCCAGGCAGCCGTCTACGAATGTGCATCGCGATCATGCACTGCAACAGTAAATTGATAGGAAAACGATAGAGGAGAACACAATGAACATATCAAAACCCGAAAAAGTAAAGGAGAGGTTAACGATGAATAGCAGAAGCGTGCTACCACCAACGTACGTATACCTGTCTATAGGGGCGATGCTACTCCTTCATTTTACCGTACCTGTAGTAAAGATCATCCATCAGCCCTGGAACTTGCTGGGGATCATCCCTGTTATCGTTGGTCTAGGACTTAACCTTGTGGGAGATAACGCTTTCAAAAAGTGCAAAACAACCGTGAAGCCATTTGAAGAATCGACAACTTTGATTACAAGCGGAGTATTCCAGATTAGTAGAAACCCGATGTATCTTGGGTTTGTACTGATTATGAGTGGAATAGCGATATTTATGGGTTCATTGACACCGTATGCGATCATAATAGTTTTTATTATGCTCATAGATAATGTTTTCATAAGGGTTGAGGAGATTATGCTTGAAGAGAAATTTGGTAAATCCTGGTTGGAATACAAGCGGAAAGTCAGGCGTTGGATATAGTGTGGCTGATCCGCACGGCGTTCGTTACCCTGGTTGCACCCCGTCTCTCGGTTCGTCGCCCTGCACGCGCGTGCTGCACCGTGGTTGGCCACCGGGTGCTCGAAGGCGTGCGTGCTGCCGGAAGCCAGTGAGGACGTTCGCTGGCGTCTTTCTTGCCGCCAGTCATCTCCCCCCGCGCACCTCACCGCCGGCCAGGCCACAGTGTGCCACTGGCGCGCGCAAACTGCGAGCCAACTGCGACCCTTTTCGTAGATACCAGCAACTGGGCATGCTAGAATTGCGCTGGTGGCGACTCAGCGACCGAGCGCGCCTGCTACGCAGCGACGGCTTGCTGGGAGGCCCATGCGTAGCCGCCGCCGTGAAGGAGCTAAGCGCATGTGCGAACTCCAGGCAATCCAACGCCTCGAAACACTTCAGCGTGTCGCGCTCGCAATTACCTCGCAGCACCACCGCCAGACACTGCTGCCGACGATTGTTGAGCAGGCCGTGGCGCTGCTGCACGCCAAGAGCGGCGGGATCTACGAGTACCGGCCCGAGCGCGGCGTGCTCGAGATTGTGGCCGACTACGGCCGCCCGACCTCGATGCTCGGGCGTAGCCTGCGCGTGGGCGAGGGCATGGCCGGCCGGCTGATCAGCGGCGCTGAGCCGTTCCTGATCACCGACGACTACGACCACAGCCTGTATCGTGCCGAGGTGTTTCAGCAGCCACGGCCGTTTGGTGCGGTGATCGAGGTGCCGCTACGCTGGGATGATCGGCCGATCGGTGTGCTGTATGTCGACGACCAGTGCGGGCGCCGGTTCACGGCCGGCGATGCCGCAACGCTCCAGCTGCTGGCCGATCATGCCGCGATTGCGCTCAACAATGCCAACCTGCTCGCACGCGAGGCCAGCCAGCGCCAGCAGCTCGAGGCGCTGGCCCGCGCGAGCAGCGCAATCATGGACAACCTTGACGGCCTGGCGCTCGACGAGCGGCTCGACCTGATCGTGCAGCACGCCTGCACCATCCTCGAGGCCGAGAGCGCCGGCATCTTCCTGGTGCAGCAGCCCGGCACTATGACACTCGCGGCCAGCTTCGGCCACCGGCCCGGCGGCTTCGTGAAACACCAGCAGTTCGTGCTCCACAGCCGGCCCGGCCTGGGCCTGACCGGCTATATTGCGGCACAGGGTGTGCTGTTCAAGGCCCATGGCGAGCAGCTGCGGAGCCACCCGGCCCGGCGCGGCGAGCCGCCCCACACGCCTTCCGACTGCTGCTCGCTGCTGGCCATCCCACTGCGGCGGCGGCGCGGTGATAGCGACGAGCTGATCGGCATGCTGCGCGTCGATAACAAGAAAGATAGCAATGGCCAGGCGCAGCCGCTGGTTGGCTTTAGCGAAGAAGATGCCTGGATCTTGCGGCTGTTTGCGAATGCTGCGGTGGTGGCGATCGAGGACGCGCTGCTGGTGGCCGAGCTGAGCGAAAAGAGCGACTACCTCGAGCGGCTGATCGCCAGCTTGCCCAATGGTGTGATCGCGATCGACCGCCAGCGCCGCGTGACCAAGTTCAACCGCCAGGCCCAGCGCATGCTGCAGTATGATTCCGAGCAGGTGATCGGCCGGCCGGTCGACCTACTCTACGACGACCCGCACGAGCCATACCGAGTCGGCCAGCAGCTGCACAGCTCGATCGACGGCCGCTTGGCCGATTACGAGACCAGCATTCGCAGCCAGCATGGCGACCGCATCCCGATTCGCCTGGCGGCGACCTGGCTATTCGACGCCCAGGGCCGGCGCATCGGCAGTGTCGGCTATTTCGAAGATTTGCGCGCCGCCCGCGAGACGCAGCGCCGGCTCGACCTGCTGCTGAAGGCCAGCAACATCGTGGCCGAGGCCGACGACTTCGCCCAGGGGCTGGCCCAGCTGGCCGAGATGCTGGTGACGGTGCTGCACAGCAGCTTCTGCCGCGTGTTTCTGCTGGATGAGACCAAGCAATACCTGGTGACGGCGGCGACCTACCCTGCCCCCGGCGACAGCGCCCGGTTGGATTGGAACCCTGGTATTGGCAGCCGCACCGCACTGGCCGAGTGGCCAAGCCTCGAGCGCCAGCTCGACCAGGGCCGGCCGCGGGTGCTGCGCGCGCGCAGCCCGCGTGCGCGCCTGGCCCTGCGTGAATGGACGCGCCGGCTCGAGCTGGGCTACGACATCCAGTCGCTGCTGGTGATCCCGCTGCGCGCGCGCGAGCGGGTGGTGGGCCTGCTCGACCTGGGTGAGATCCGGCCCTGGGAGCTGGCGCCCTTCACCCCAGAGATGCTGCACCTGGCCAGCGCGATCGCCGAGCAGAGCGCAGTGCTGATCGACCGCATGCGGCTGCTCCGCGAGGCCGAGCACCAGCGCATGCAGTTTGCCGAGCTCGACAATGCCGCGCGCCAGCTGCGCGCCGAGAAAGAGCCGGCGCGCCTATACCAGACGATCGTGCGCCTGGCGATCGGGCTGGCCGATGGTAGCGCTGGCGGCCTGTTCCTCAACCACCCGCATATCGAAGAAGTCGAGCTGGTGGTGGCCGACGACTTTCCGCCCAACAGTATTGGCCGGCGGCAGTATCATAGCGAAGGGCTGATCGGCCACGTGGCGCGCGCCGGGCATCCCGAGATTGCCTATAACTACACCTACTGGCGCGAGCACGACCCGCTGCTCCAAGCGCAGGGCTTCCAGTCGCTGATTGCGGTGCCGCTGCGCCATGCCGGCGAGGTCGAGGCGGTGCTGTTCGTCGCGCACGCGACGCAGGCCTACCATTTCTCGAATGCCACGCTCGAGATCCTCGAGCGCTTCGCGAATCACGCCTCGCTGGTGCTGCGCACCGCCCGGCTGATCACCCGCGAGCAGCGCGCGTTTAGCCACCTGGCGATCCTGCATCAGATGAGCGATCACATTCAGGGCGCCTATGATCTGGACATGCTGCTGCATGCGGCGCTGACTACGATCACCGCCGGCTATGGGCTGGGCTTCAATCGCGCGGCGGTATTCCTGCTCGACGAGCGACGCGAGGTGCTGCAGGGCACGATCGGCATTGGCCATATCAACACATCCGAGGCCGACCAGGCCTGGGCCGAGCATTTCCAACACGGCCTGGAAGACTTCCGGCGCTACCGCGAGCTGGTGCAGCACCAGCGCCTGCCAGTCACGCCGGTGGGCGAGCGCGTACGCCAGATGCAGTTGCCGCTCGGCGCGATTGCCGGCGACCCGTTTGCGCGCGTGGCGCAGCAGCAGAAATGGCTGATCGTCTACCCCGATGAGTTTGCGAGCCTGCCGCCCAGCTTTGCCGAGTCGCTCCAGCCGACCACGCCGCTGGTGCTGGTGCCGCTGATCGCGCGCGGCACCACGATCGGCCTGCTGATCGCCGACAACAAGTTCACCCGCGAGCTGATCACCCACGAGCTGATCGACTCGCTGCTGGCCTTTGCGAACACCACGGCGATAGCGATCGACACCTACCAGCTCATGCGCGACACCGATCGGGCGCGCCGGCAGCTGCAGGCCTTTTACGAAGCCAGCAACGCGCTGGTCTGGTCGGATGATCCGACCCGTGTGCTAAACGAGATCGTTGAGCGCGCGCGCCAGACCGCCGGGGCGCGTGGGGTCAGCCTGGTGCTGTTCGACGCGCGCGAGCAGGTGCAGAACGTGTATGCGGCCGGCAGCGACATGCAGATCGACCTGAGCCCGATTGTGCGCCCGAACGGCATCTCGATCGAGGTGCTGCGCACCGGCGAGCCGGTGCTGATCGAGGACGCGGCCGCCCAGCGTGGGCGCGTCAACCACACCCTGTTCGACCGGCAGGTTGCCGCCGGGCTGTGCCTGCCGGTGGCGCTCAAAGGCCAGCGCATGGGCGTCATGTGGGTGCATTACGATGCGCCGCGGGCCTTCCCGGCCGGCGAGATCGCCGCGATCCAGCTGTATGTCGACCAGGCCGCGATTGCCTACGACAACGCCAGCCAGATCGACGCACTGCGGCGGGCGCGCAGCGCGGCCCGGATCGTCGCGCAGGTGACCACGCTTGGCCAGCTGCAGCCCACCCTCGAGTCGATCGTCGCCGGCACGCGCAGCGTGCTTGGCTGCGACGCAGTGAGCCTGTACCAGTTCTACCACGAGCGCAACCAGCTGCAGCAGCCGCCGACCACCAGCGGCCTGCGCTTCCCCCAGCTGATCAGCCGCAACGACGAGTCGGCGCGCGCGGCCGAGCAGTTTGTGCTCGAGCTGCTTGATCTCGATCACATGGTGCTGATCGAAGATACCCGTAGCGACCCGCGCTTTGCCAACCGGCGCTTCACGCGCGACGAGCAGATCGCCTCGTGCGTGGTGATCCCGCTGCGCGTCGGCGCCAGGTGCGTCGGGGTCATGTTCATCAACTACCGCCAGCAGCACCAGTTCACGCCCGACGAAGTGACCAACCTCGAGATCTTCGCCTACCAGGCGGCCGTCGCGATTCACAATGCCCAGCTGTACGAGCAGGCACAGCGGCGCGCCACTACGCTCGAGGCGCTGTATAAAGCCGGCCGTGCGATCACCAGCATGCTGGCCGAGCCCGAGCTGCTGGCGCACCTGGCCGAACAGGCCTGCGCGCTGATGGCCAGCCACGGCCAGCCGGCGACCGCGAGCCTGATCGGGCGCGTATACGACGAGCAGCTGGTGTTTACCGCCGCATACCCGAGCGAAACTCTGACGCAGCTGCATGCCGAGGTTGGCACCATGCTCGACCTGCGCCGCGAGCGGGTTGGCATTACCGGGCGCGCGGTACGCAGCGCCACGAGCCAGCGCGTCGCCGATGTGCGCGCCGAACCAACCTACATCGAGTACCTACCCGGCACGCGCTCGGAGCTGGCGGTGCCGATCTGCATTCGCGACAAAGTCGTGGGCGTGATCAACCTTGAGCATAGCGCGCCGGGTGTGTTCGACGAGCAGCATCAGCAGGCGCTCGAGCTGCTGGCCGCGCAGGCGGCGATTGCGATCGAGAATGCCCAGCTGTTTCAGGACACGCGAGGGCTGCATAATGTCACGCTGGCGGCCGCGTCGGCGCTCCAGATCGACGATGTGCTGCGTGCCACCACCGTAAGCATCGCCAAAGAGTTCCGCTACGAGTCGGTCGGCATTCACCTGATCGACGAGCATAGCGGATCGCTGAGCGGGCCAGCCTACTACGCCGGCAGCCTGCCGCGGAAAATGAACACGCAGATCGACCAGGGCATCACCGGGCGGGTAATGCGCACCGGCCGATCGGCGCTCGTGCCCGACGTGAGCCAGGACGCCGACTACATCGTCGGCGCCGAGCGCACGCTTGCCGAGCTGTGCGTGGCGCTCAAGCTCGATCACAAGGTAATTGGCGTGATCAATGTCGAGAGCGCGCAGCTGAACGCCTTCGGCACCCACGATCTGCACCAGATCGAGACGATCGCCCAGCAGGTGGTGGCGCGCATCGAGAACGCGCGGCTGTACACCCAGCTCGAGCGGATCTACACCCAGCTTGAGCAGACCAAGAACACGCTGGCCGCCCATACGGCAGTGGCCTGGATGGGCATCATCAGCGCGGCCTGGCGGCATGCGATCGAGAGCCACGCGCTGACGATCAAAACCGAGGTGGCGCTGGTGCGCCGGCAGCTCGACAGCGCTACGCGCCCACGCCTAGACGCACGGCTCGAGAAGATTAGCCGCATGGCCGACCAGATCTTGCAGCGGCCGATGACCCCGCCACTCGGCGGCGAGGCCAGCGAGTCGCTCGGCGTAAACGACTTCCTGCACGAGCGGCTGCACCAGCTCGGGCAGAAAGACCAGTATCGCACCGTACTGTTCGAGCTAGAGACCCGGCTCGACCCGGCTGCAACCGTGCGGATCAACCGCGAGTGGCTACGCGTGATCGTTGATACGTTGGTCGATAATGGCATCGACGCGATGCGCCGCCGGCGCACCCGGCGGCTGCGGGTGGGGGCCGCACGCGAGGGCGACATGCTGGTGGTGACGGTTGCCGACCAGGGCATGGGCATTGCGCCCGACGTTCAGCAGCGCCTATTCAAAGAGCATATTGTCAAGCAGACCGGCGAGCCGGGCATGGGCATGGGGCTGCTGCTGGCTCAGCTGATCGCACAGACCTATGGCGGCGAGATCGCGATCGTCGCAACCGGGCCGCGTGGCACCACGATGTGTATTCGTCTACCGGCGGAAACCTAACGAAAGGCCTTTGCATCATGTCTTGTCGCACACACATCCTGCTGTTTCAAAGCACCGCCGACACCGCCTGGCAGCGGCTGGTCGGCGGCGCGCTACAACCGGGTGCCGAGCTGCACATGGCTACCGAGGCGACGCTGGCCGGGCAGCTTGCGGTACAGCGCTATGCACTCGCCATCCTCGATACCTCGGCACTCAGGCGCGATGTCGCGCCAATTATTGCGCAGGTGCGCGCGGCGCAGCCGGCGGCCCGGATCATTGTGATGACCGCATCGCCAACCTGGGCGCGCGCGCGCGCGGCCTTTCGGGCCGGCGCGTTCGACTATGTCGTCAAGTCGCGCAATAGCGACGAGATTCGCGCGATCCTGGCGGCAGCGCTCGATGATCGGCCAGCCGTATAGCCTGGATTATGAAGTGGCACTATGGCACGCGAGCATGATCTGCAGGGCCTGATCGACCTGCATCGCAAGCGCCTCCAGATTCTCGAGCGGCAACGGGCTGCCTATGGCATGCTCACACCGCCGCATATTCTTATGGACATTGAGCTTGCGCTGTCGGAGATCGCGCAGCTCGAGCAAGTGCTGGCCCAGATCGTGCCGCAGGCCCAGCCAGTGCCAGCGCCGACACTCACGCTTGCGATCACGGTTGCGGCGGCGCTCGATCTGCAGGCGATGATCCGCACCCTGGCCCAGGCGCTGGCGCTGGCCGAGCGCCAGATCAGCATACGGCCAGGCGTAGAACCACACCAGGCCACCGAGCTGCGCATCCCAACCCTCGCCGCACATCGCCTGCTTGAGCTGCATCACGCGGGAGACTACAAGCTGCAGGCGATGCATATCGACGATATTCAGCTGGGCGCGGCACCAGCAGTCCATGCCGCACAGCCAGGTGCCCGCCCGCGCCAGATCGCACAAGAGGACGCCATGACACGCAGAGTGCTGCTGGTCGACAACGACCCCGACTACCTTGACTCGATCGCCGATTTTCTAGAGCTGGCCGACTATTACGTCTACCGCGCAGTGTCGCTTGATCGCGCCCGCCAGCTGCTCGATTATGTCTGGGTGCATATCGCAATCATCGACATCCGCATGCTCGACGACACCGATGCCAAGGACGACAGCGGCTTCAGGTTGGCCAAAGACGAGAAGTACCGCGCCATCCCCAAGATCATGCTCACGCGCCACGCGAACTACGATGTGGTGCGGCGCGCGCTCAGCCCATCGATCGACGGCCGGCCGGCTGCGGTCGATTTCTTCAATAAACTCGATGGCCCAGAGGCATTGCTGCGCGCGCTTGATCAGACGTTTGCGCAGGCATTGCGGATCAACGAGCAGCTGAAGATCGCCTGGCACCCACTATCATCATTCCCGGCGCTGGTCAACCTGCTGCTGCCGCCCGAGTACGATAACGCGCGCCTGCTTGATCGCTGCGCCGAGCTGGAAGATCTGCTGCGCAAGCTGTTCTACGACAGCGCCCAGATCACGATCGGGCGCGTGCTCAAGCCCGGCGCGGGCCGCTTCATGCTCGAAATCTACGCCTATAACCAGGCCGGCGCCGAGCGCCAGTATGTGGTCGCCTGCGGTGTCGAGCCGGCAATCACCGCCGAGAACGCGCGCTACAAAGACGTGGTGCCGCACGCGGCCGGCAACCACAGCACGATCAAGGCGCTCGACGCGGCCACCCTGCGCTTCGCGGCCAGCGCCTATCAGCTGAACGGCGGCGATCTCGAAACGATCGAGAGCTTTCGCGAATTCTACCAGAGCAACCAGCCGGCCGAGTCGGTGGCTACGTGCGTCGAGCAGATCTATTGCGAAACGCTGGCGCCCTGGTATCGTAAGGGGCGCAGCCAGCGCGCCGACCAGCCGCTTGGGGCGCTGCTCCGCGAGGTGTTTGGCCTGCAGCCCGAGCAGCTCGCGCACGATAGGCTGGGCGTGCAGCTTAGCGTTATCAGCCGGCAGATGCTGGCGACCGGGCTGGTGCGCCAGATTAAGTGCGCCGATAGTGAGATCACGCTAACATTTCACAGCGGCGCCGCCGCCCGGCTGGCCAACCCCGCTGCCAACCAGTACGAGCAGCGCCTCAGCGCGCGCGTGCCGGTGCAGCGCGGCATTATCCACGGCCAGCTCGACGCTGATTCGATCCTGGTCGATCACCAGAGCCAGACCTGGCTGATCGACTTTAGCCACGCGGGCCAGGGTCTGCTGCTCCAAGATTTCGTGCTGCTCGAGATCATGATCAAGCTCGAGCTGCTCGACACGCTCGACATCGAGCTGCGCTACCAGCTCGAGCAGCGCCTGCTGGCGGCCACCGATCTTGCCACGCCGCTCAACGACCCGGCGCTACCGGCCGAGATCGCGCGTGCGCTGATCGTGATTGAGCGCATCCGCGCGAACGCCGCCGCGCTGGCGAGCGCAGATCTAGGCACCTACGAGGCCGGGCTGCTGTTCTGCACGCTGGGTTTCCTCACAAGCTATCAGCCCGAGCTGCAATACGTGCGGCGCCGGCTGATGCCATACGCCCACGCGCTGCTGCATGCTGGCCTGCTGTGCCAGAAGCTGCTGGTGGCCCCGCCTGCGCCGGCCGATCTGCCCAGCCAGGCCGTAAACGGGCTGTGGCTCGACATGATCAACCAGGTTGCCTGGGTCGAAGGCCACGAGGTTGCGCTGACCTCCCAAGAATTCAAGATCCTCGAGCTGCTGGCACAGACCCCCGGCCAGCTGCGGACGCGCCAGGAGATTTCGGATATGCTGGGCGCCGAGTACGACATGACCGAAGAGAGCCGCCTGAACAGCGCGATCAGCCGCCTGAGGCAGAAGCTCGAGGCCGGCCCGCGCCGCTCGCGCTACCTCAAGACCATCCGCGGCCGCGGCTATGTGCTGGTACTCCAGCCCGATCGAACCGTGCAACACGATTGACAGGATCTATGCGTCCGGCTGCCTTCCGTGGCTGTGCCAGCGAGGGCAGCCGGACGGGATGTTTCGGCGGCGCCTCTGCCGCCCCTCCGCGCCCCGCGCCTCCACAGGTGGGGGCGGCTGCGGCGAATCGCCACCCACGGCTCCCCGCAAAGCTTCACCCAAACACAAGCCCCACCGTCCGCCGTGCCATGGCAGCACTCGGCTAGCCTCCAAATGTGACAATTTTGTCATCCTCCTGCCAGGCAGGCGTATGGATAGTGCCACAGATGTGCGATTTTTGGCTGAAACGCATGGGCCGGTGCCAGGGCACTGCGCGCCAACTGCGTGTGTACAGCCGGCGGTTGCAGCGTATAGTAGGGCCATAACGACGCAGCGATCGGCAGCATCGTTCGACCTCAGGAGGTGTGCTATGGCAGCAATTGCGCGGCCCTACTCGCACGATATGACGTTCCGGCCATTCCAGCCGTGGCTCTGGCTCAACTGCACTGCGCTGACGATCTGTAGCCTGGCCGCGCTGGCGCTGGCAGTGCTGGCGCGCGATCGGCGCTGGCTGCTACTCGTGGCCCCGGCCACGCTGCAGGTGCTGGTGCTGATCGCCCAGTATCACGCGCACGCGATCACGATCAGCGGCGCGAGCCTGATCTGCCGGCGCGGCATCTTGCGTACACGTGCGACGACTGTGCCGATCGTGCGCCTGAGCTACGAGATCCGGCATACGCTGCTGGGGCGGCTGCTCGACTACGGCACGGTGCGGATCGTCACGCCGAGCGGGCCGATCGAAGTGCGCAGAATCGCCTCGATCCGCATGCTTCAGGCGATCATCGCTGAGCGCCAGACCGATCTCTACGCTATGCCGGGCGCCTGGCGCCAGTAGCGGGGGCCAGGCCGTGTTGAAAGGAGCCGCGCCATGTGCATCAACCTGCAACCGGCTATGTCGGCAACGCTTCATCTCGCGCCGCCGCCCGCACCGCCGCTCGGCTGCTATGAGTCGATAACAACACTGGCAGTCACAGCGACGCATGTAATCTACGCTGGGTTTGATCGTAGCGCGGGCCGCGAGGTGATTATCAAATATGCGCACGCGGCCGGTGCCACCGCGCTGGGGCTGAGCAGCGAAGCGGCCATGCTACGCTTCCTGGCGCGCCACCAGATTGCCGCGCCGCGCTATCGTGGCCTGGCCGAGCATGGCGGGCGCTCGGCGCTGGTGATGTCGCGCATCCCTGGCCACACGCTCGAGGCGCTGCATGGTGCGCAGGCGGTTGGGCCAGGCCTGATCGTGTGGCTCGCGGCGCGGCTGTGTGCCACGCTGGCGGCGCTGCACCGCCTGGGCTATGTTCACCACGATATCAAGCCGGCCAATATTGTGGTGCGGCCCGACTACACGCCGGTGCTGATCGACTGGGGTACCGCCGAGGCGATCCGGCCGCCGGGCGACCGGCGGCCGAATAGCGGGTTCACGCCCGGCTTTGTTAGCCCGAACCAGGCCAGCGGCACTGCACGCCCCAGCAACGACCTGTTCGCGGTTGGCATGCTGCTCGACGCGCTGATCGACTGGCCTGGCCCGCAGCTGGCCACGATCATCGCGCGCGCCACCGGCCAGCATCACCAGCCCTTCCGCGATGCCGAGGCGCTGGCGCGGGCGTTGGCCCGGCTGCGCATGATCGACCGCCTGGCCAAGGCAATCGGCCTCAAGGCGATCTAGCATGGGCGAAGCTATTCGATCTAGGCCCGCCGATCCTTGGCATGCACGATCATCACCGGGCAGTGCGCGCGTTGGGCCACCACATTGCTGA
The sequence above is drawn from the Candidatus Kouleothrix ribensis genome and encodes:
- a CDS encoding GAF domain-containing protein; this translates as MCELQAIQRLETLQRVALAITSQHHRQTLLPTIVEQAVALLHAKSGGIYEYRPERGVLEIVADYGRPTSMLGRSLRVGEGMAGRLISGAEPFLITDDYDHSLYRAEVFQQPRPFGAVIEVPLRWDDRPIGVLYVDDQCGRRFTAGDAATLQLLADHAAIALNNANLLAREASQRQQLEALARASSAIMDNLDGLALDERLDLIVQHACTILEAESAGIFLVQQPGTMTLAASFGHRPGGFVKHQQFVLHSRPGLGLTGYIAAQGVLFKAHGEQLRSHPARRGEPPHTPSDCCSLLAIPLRRRRGDSDELIGMLRVDNKKDSNGQAQPLVGFSEEDAWILRLFANAAVVAIEDALLVAELSEKSDYLERLIASLPNGVIAIDRQRRVTKFNRQAQRMLQYDSEQVIGRPVDLLYDDPHEPYRVGQQLHSSIDGRLADYETSIRSQHGDRIPIRLAATWLFDAQGRRIGSVGYFEDLRAARETQRRLDLLLKASNIVAEADDFAQGLAQLAEMLVTVLHSSFCRVFLLDETKQYLVTAATYPAPGDSARLDWNPGIGSRTALAEWPSLERQLDQGRPRVLRARSPRARLALREWTRRLELGYDIQSLLVIPLRARERVVGLLDLGEIRPWELAPFTPEMLHLASAIAEQSAVLIDRMRLLREAEHQRMQFAELDNAARQLRAEKEPARLYQTIVRLAIGLADGSAGGLFLNHPHIEEVELVVADDFPPNSIGRRQYHSEGLIGHVARAGHPEIAYNYTYWREHDPLLQAQGFQSLIAVPLRHAGEVEAVLFVAHATQAYHFSNATLEILERFANHASLVLRTARLITREQRAFSHLAILHQMSDHIQGAYDLDMLLHAALTTITAGYGLGFNRAAVFLLDERREVLQGTIGIGHINTSEADQAWAEHFQHGLEDFRRYRELVQHQRLPVTPVGERVRQMQLPLGAIAGDPFARVAQQQKWLIVYPDEFASLPPSFAESLQPTTPLVLVPLIARGTTIGLLIADNKFTRELITHELIDSLLAFANTTAIAIDTYQLMRDTDRARRQLQAFYEASNALVWSDDPTRVLNEIVERARQTAGARGVSLVLFDAREQVQNVYAAGSDMQIDLSPIVRPNGISIEVLRTGEPVLIEDAAAQRGRVNHTLFDRQVAAGLCLPVALKGQRMGVMWVHYDAPRAFPAGEIAAIQLYVDQAAIAYDNASQIDALRRARSAARIVAQVTTLGQLQPTLESIVAGTRSVLGCDAVSLYQFYHERNQLQQPPTTSGLRFPQLISRNDESARAAEQFVLELLDLDHMVLIEDTRSDPRFANRRFTRDEQIASCVVIPLRVGARCVGVMFINYRQQHQFTPDEVTNLEIFAYQAAVAIHNAQLYEQAQRRATTLEALYKAGRAITSMLAEPELLAHLAEQACALMASHGQPATASLIGRVYDEQLVFTAAYPSETLTQLHAEVGTMLDLRRERVGITGRAVRSATSQRVADVRAEPTYIEYLPGTRSELAVPICIRDKVVGVINLEHSAPGVFDEQHQQALELLAAQAAIAIENAQLFQDTRGLHNVTLAAASALQIDDVLRATTVSIAKEFRYESVGIHLIDEHSGSLSGPAYYAGSLPRKMNTQIDQGITGRVMRTGRSALVPDVSQDADYIVGAERTLAELCVALKLDHKVIGVINVESAQLNAFGTHDLHQIETIAQQVVARIENARLYTQLERIYTQLEQTKNTLAAHTAVAWMGIISAAWRHAIESHALTIKTEVALVRRQLDSATRPRLDARLEKISRMADQILQRPMTPPLGGEASESLGVNDFLHERLHQLGQKDQYRTVLFELETRLDPAATVRINREWLRVIVDTLVDNGIDAMRRRRTRRLRVGAAREGDMLVVTVADQGMGIAPDVQQRLFKEHIVKQTGEPGMGMGLLLAQLIAQTYGGEIAIVATGPRGTTMCIRLPAET